The genomic stretch ATGAGCTATCGGTAGATCGCACCTCCGTATTACAAGACGAGACAGTTTCCGTGAAGACACACTGTCACCCTGGCCAGTAAACCTAACAAGCGCTTGGCTATGTTAGCGTGTCGGGCATGCAGCCCTTCGCCGGCCGGGCGGCCGTGGCCGGGATCGGGATGACGCCGCTGAGCAGGCAGTCCGGACGCACGGAGCTGGAGCTCGCGGTCGAGGCGTGCCGAGCGGCCTGCGCCGACGCGGGCATCGGCCCGCGCGACGTGGACGCGATGCTCAGCTATCACATGAACGACTCCGCGCCCGTCGTGCAGGTCGCCAGGGCCCTGGGGATCGAGCGGCTCGGCTGGCACAACGACATCGCCGGAGGCGGCACGCAGGCGGCGTCCATCCTGGGCGACGCGGCGATGCTCGTGCACGCGGGCTTGGCCCGAAATATCTTGATATTTCGCGCGCTCAACGGCCGCTCGGGCAAGCGGATGAACACCGTCTCCACCGGCCCCCAGGAACGCTTCACGTACGGCCTGGCAGGCCCGATCCCGCTGTTCGCCCTGGCCGCGACCCGCTACCTGCACGACACGGGGCTGACCGAAGAACACCTGCACGCCGTCGTGGCCCAGTCCAGGGACAACGCCAAAACCAACCCGCGGGCGCTGCGCCGCGAGCCGCTGGAGCTCGCCGACTACCTCGCCAGGCCGTACGTGTGCACCCCGCTGCGCACCGCCGACTGCTGCCAGGAGACCGACGGGGCGTGCGCGCTTCTCGTCAGCGGCGTGCTCGACGGGCCGCGCATCCAGGCGGTGGTCCGCGGCGGAGGTCCGGGCTGCTCCTCCATGGATCGCTCGCCCGACGTGAGCGCGATCTTCTCGGCGTACGTGGCGCCCATGCTCTGGGAGGCGTCCGGCATGCGGCCGTCCGACGTGGACGTGGCGTTGCCGTATGACGCGTATTCATGGCTGGTGCCCCGGCAGCTGGAGGACTTCGGGCTGGTCGAGCGCGCGGACCTGGGGGCGTACCTGCTGGAGCGACGGCACGCGTGGGTCAACCCGCACGGCGGCCTGCTCTCGGAAGGCTACGTACACGGCCTGAACAACGTGGCCCAGGGCGTGCGGGAGCTGCGGGCGGGGGAGCGTGAGGTGGCCCTGGTGACCGGGTTCGGCGGCAGCTACGGCAGCGCGGCCCTGCTCACGCGGTGAGAGATCACGCCGGTTCCGTCGCCGGCGGGCCCAATGAATCAGATCGGGCCGGTTCGTGAGCGGCGGGCGCGACGAAGCGGTGATGGGTGCGGGCCGCCTCCTCGGGGCGCAGCAGCGGGGCCGCCGCGAGCCAGGCCGCCGCTCCCGCCGTGTCGCCCGCGATCGCGACCGTCTCGCCCGCCAGCAACTCCGTCACTGACCGCCGCACCTGCGCGCTCTCCGTCAGCACGCTTCCGGCCAGCACGATGGGCAGGCCGGGCTCGTGCACGTCGGCGGCGGTCCGCGCCAGGCGCGAAGCGGCCTCGGCGACGATGGCCGAGGCCGCCGGGTCGCCGGCCTCGGCGGCCAGGCTGACGAGGGGCGCGAGCTCGGCCAGCGCGAGCGGCGGCGCCGCGTGCACCGCCGCGGCGAGTTCCTCGACCGCATCCTCGCCCGCCCCTCGCGGCAACAGGTGACGGACGACGAGCGCCACGAGCGTGCCGTGCCCAGAGTGGGCAGCCTGGACGGTGGGGCGGGTGGCAGGGCTTAGGACCCGGATGGCGGTGCGGGTGGCAGGGCTCTGGGCCCGGACGGTGGGGCGGGTGGCAGGGCTCAGGGCCCGGATGGCGGTGCGGGCGGCGGCGTGGCCCAGCCAGAAGGCCGAGCCCTCGTCCCCGAGCAGCCAGCCGTACCCGTCAGAGGTCGCCGTCCGCTCATGGTTGGTAATTTTTGCCGCGATCGCTCCCGTCCCCGAGATCAGCACGGTGCCCGACGGCGCGGCCGTGCCGGCGGCGAAGGCGGTGACGACGTCACCCACCACCCGCACCGGCGGGCCGTCGGGAAGGAGCCGGCGAAAGACCTGCTCGGCCAGCGCCCGGCAGCGGCCCGGATGCCCCGCGAGCCCGACCACAACGCTTTCGACCTGCGCTAGGAGAGTCGCCGGTGCGGCCGCTTCGACGGCGGCGGTGAGGTTGGCGCCGGCACGCTCCATGCCGAGAGTCACCGGATTGGCCCCGGACGCCCGCCCGCTCCCCACCGGCTCCCCGTCCACGGTGAAGAGCGCGGCTCGAGAGGACGTGCCGCCGGCGTCAATCCCCAGAACGAGATGCATGTCAAAAATTATTGCCCAATCGACTTGACGGCACTAGATCCTGAGCATAATTTCCGCCATGTGGAACTCCTGAACCGCATCGAGGCCGAGCGGCACGACATGCCTGAGGCGCTGCGCAAAGTGGCCGATTCGATCCTGGCCGCTCCCGCGGAGGCGGCCCGCCTGACCATTGTCGACCTGGCCGAGCGGAGCAGGACGTCCACGGCGACCATCACCCGCTTCTGCCGCGCCCTCGGCTTCGCCGGGTACGCCGAGCTGCGTGTGGCCATCGCCACCGAGACCGGCCGCAAGGCGCAGCAGACCTGGCAGACCGACATCGGCCAGGAGATCCTCCCCGACGACAACCTCGACAAGGTGCTCGGCGTCGTGTCCGGCAATGACATCCGCCTGATCCAGGAGACCGCCGACCAGCTCGACCTGGCCGTGGTCGAGAAGGTGGCGCAGGCGGTGGCCAGGGCCGGGCGGGTGCTGTTGTTCGGGGTGTCGAGCAGCGCCGCCGTGGCCAGCGAGATGGAATACCGGCTGCAGCGGATGCGGGTGCCGACCTGGAGCAGGTCCGACGCCCACAGCGCGCTCACCGACGCGGCGCTGCTCGGCCAGGGCGACGTGGCGATCGGGATCTCGCACAGCGGCCGGACGCGCGAGGTCATCGAGGTGCTCGCGGAAGCGGGCAGCCACGGCGCGATCACCGTCGCGGTGACCTCTCAGCCGCGCTCGCCCCTGGCCGAGGTGGCGGAGCTCGTGCTGACCACGGCCAGCCGCGCGACGAGCTTCCGGTCGGAGGGGTTCGCCGCGATCCACTCGCAGCTGCTCGTGCTCGACGTCGTCTACGTGTCCGTCGCGCAACGCACGTACGAGCGCACCAAGCAGGCGTTTGACGTCACCGTCCGGGCAGTCGCCGGACACCGTCTCCCAGAAGGGGATTTATGACGATAGATCCGACAGATTTCGCCCGCCACGTCGCCGGCCTCGTCCGGGCCATCCCCGATGACCCGGAGATCGAGCGGGCGGCCGACCTCTTCACCAAAGCGCTGACCGGAGGCGGCGTCATCCAGGCGTTCGGCTCCGGCCACTCCGAGGCGGTCGCGATGGAGATCGCCGGCCGCGCCGGCGGCCTCGTCCCGACCAACCGGCTCGCGCTGAGGGACATCGTCTTGTACGGCGACGCCCCCCGCTCCGAGCTCGACCGCTACGACCTCGAACGCGACCCCTCCATCGCCCGCTCCATCCTCGACCTCGCCCCGGTCCGGCGGGGCGACCTGTTCGTCATCATCTCCAACTCGGGCGTCAACGGCGTGGTCGTCGAGCTCGCCACGCTCGTCAAGGAGCGCGGCCATGACCTGATCGCGATCACCTCCCGCGCCCACAGCGAAGCCGTCGCGTCCCGCCACCCCTCGGGCCGCAAGCTCGCCGACGTGGCCGACGTCGTCCTGGACAACCGCGCTCCCTACGGCGACGCCGTGCTGTCCTTGCCTGACGGAGGCGCCACCGGAGCCGTCTCCACGATCACTTCCGCCCTGCTGGCCCAGCTGGTCGTGGCCCAGACCGTACGCAACCTGCTCGAAGCAGGCGAGACGCCGCCGGTCTACCTCTCGGCCAACGTCCCCGGGGGCGACGCCCACAACCTGAAGCTGGAAGCGCTGTACGCCGGCCGCATCCGGCGTGGCGCCTGAACCGCGAACCCGCCCACCCACCCACCGCCACGAGCTCTGTTCCGCCTGCACGACATTCGGGGGCCGCACAACCAAGGAGAACCCCACTCATGTCCTCAAGCATGTCCCGAAATTTCGGAAAAGCTCTGCTGTCCTTAGCCATCCCTCTCGTCCTCGTCGTCGTGGCCCTCGTCGCCCCGGCCAACGCCCAGCAGTCCGTACGCCTCGAATACCGCACCAGCGCCCCCGGAGCCACCACCGCCCAGGCGGAGCCCTGGCTCCGGCTCTTCAACACCGGCACCACCGCCATCCCGCTCAACCAGGTCAAGATCCGCTATTACCTGACCGGCGCGGAGACCTACCGCTTCGCCTGCTCCTGGGCGGTGGTCAGCTGCTCGACCGTGACCGGCCAGTTCGTCCGCCAGACCGGCGCTGACCAATACCTGGAGGTGGGTTTCAGCTCGGGCAGCCTGGCGCCCGGCGCGAACACCGGCGACATGCAGCTGCGCTTCTACCGCGCCGACTGGCAGACGTTCACGCAGAGCGACGACTACTCCTACGGCCCCAACACCGCCTACACGACCTGGGACAAGGTCACGGTCTACGTCAACGGCCAGCTGGCCTGGGGCAAGCCGACGGGCACGGAGCCGACCCCGACCGTCACGCCCACGGTCACCCCGACGGGCTCGGCCGGCGTGCTGTTCGACGACTTCACGTACTCGGGCTCCAGCGACCCGCTCCTCGCCCAGCGCGGCTGGACGGTCCGCTCAAGCTCGGGAGGCCCCGGCGTGCCCGGCGCCACCTGGTCGCCCGCGGGCGTCTCGTTCCCCGGTGGTCTGCTGACGCTCGACTCCTCCACCAACGGCACCGCCTCCGGCACCGTCCAGACGGAGCTGTCGACCGCGAACCGCAAGTTCTTCGAGGGCACCTACGCCGCCCGCGTCCGCTTCAGCGACGCCCCGGCCGGCGGCCCCGACGGCGAGCACGTGGTGCAGACGTTCTTCACCATCACGCCGCTGCGTTTCAACCTGGACCCCGACTATGGCGAGCTCGACTTCGAGTACCTGCCGAACGGCGGCTGGGGCGAGCCGTCCAACATCCTGTACGCCACCAGCTGGGAGACCTACCAGGGCGACCCCTGGCAGGCCGTCAACACGCACACCGAGGAGCGCACCAGCTTCGCCGGCTGGCACGACCTGGTGATCCAGGTCTCCGGCGGCCGGATCAAGTATTACGTGGACGGCCGCCTGTTCGCCGACCACGGCGACATCTACTACCCCGAGACGCCCATGTGGATCATGTTCAACCAGTGGTTCATCGATCTGCAGAGCGTGACCGGGACCCGGACGTACCGCCAGCAGGTGGACTGGCTCTACCACAGCAAGAACGAGGTCGTCTCGCCCGCCGACGTGCAAAGCCGCGTCGCCTCCCTGCGCGCCTCCGGCACCGCCTTCAGGGACACCGTCCCGAACCCGTGAGCAAGCCCCCGCGCCCGCCTCAGCGCGGGCGCGGGCACCCCCATCAGAAGGATCGCCATGAAGAACCGCATCCTGGCCCTGGCGGCCGTGTTCGCGCTCGCCGCGTGCGGCACCGCCGCCGAGGAGCCCAAGGCGGCAGCGTCCGGCGCCCCTGCCAAGCTGACCGTCTGGATCATGGACGGCAGCGTCACGCAGGAGCTGTTGAAGAAGTTCGAGACCGAGTACGAGGCCGCGCACAAGGGCGTGGACCTCGACATCCAGATCCAGGCGTGGGACGGCATCGGCGAGCGCGTCACCGCGGCCTTGGCGAGCACCGACGCCCCTGACGTGATCGAGGTGGGCAACACCCAGGTCGCGCAGTACTCCGCCAGCGGCGGCGTCACCGACCTGACCGCCAAGGTCGCCGACCTCAAGGGCGAGGACTGGCTGCCCGGCCTGGCCCAGCCCGGCAACATCGACGGCAAGCAGTACGGGATCCCCTGGTACGCCGCCAACCGTGTGGTCGTCTACAACAAGGACCTCTTCGCCGAAGCCGGTATCAAGGAGCCGCCCAAGACCCGCGACGAGTGGCTGGAGATCACCGCCAAGCTCAACAAGGGGGGTAACCAGGGCATCTACCTGACCGGCCAGACGTGGTACGCCCTCGCCGGCTTCGTCTGGGACGAGGGCGGCGACCTGGCCGTCCAGGAGGGCGGTAAGTGGAAGGGCGCCCTCGACACCCCGCAGGCCCTGGCCGGCATGGACTTCTACAAGCGCCTCCACGCCTTCGGCAAGGGCCCCAAGGACGCCGACGAGGCCAACCCGCCGCAGCACGAGGTGTTCGCGCAGGGCAAGGTGGCCCAGATCATCGCCGTTCCCGGCATCGCCGCCCGCGTGCTGGAGGTGGACAAGACGATGGACGGCAAAATGGGCTTCTTCCCCATTCCGGGCAAGACGGCCGACAAGCCCGGCGCGGTCTTCACCGGCGGCTCGGACCTCATCATCCCGGCCGCGTCCCAGCGCCAGGAGCAGGCGTACGAGCTGGTCAAGGCCCTGGCAGGCGAACAGTTCCAGACCGAGCTGGCCAAGACCATGGCCTTCGTGCCCAATCGCACCTCGTTGGCCGGCGTGCTGTCCGGCGACGAGGGGACCGCCGCCATGGCGGTGGGCGCCGCCCACGGCCGGGCCACCCCGAACACGCCGAACTGGGCGGCCGTCGAGGCCACCTCCGTGATCAAGCAGTACATGACCGCCGTGCTCACCGGCGGCGACCCCGCGACGGAGGCGAAGAAGGTCTCGGAGTCCATCACCACGACGCTGAACAGCGGATCCTGAATGCGCACGAGGAGCCTGTGGCCCTACCTGCTCATCGCGCCGACGGTGGCTGGCGGGGCCTTCCTCCTGCTCTACCCGCTGCTCAAGGCGGCGGTGATCTCGTTCCAGCACTTCCGCATGGGCGAG from Nonomuraea polychroma encodes the following:
- a CDS encoding thiolase C-terminal domain-containing protein, producing MQPFAGRAAVAGIGMTPLSRQSGRTELELAVEACRAACADAGIGPRDVDAMLSYHMNDSAPVVQVARALGIERLGWHNDIAGGGTQAASILGDAAMLVHAGLARNILIFRALNGRSGKRMNTVSTGPQERFTYGLAGPIPLFALAATRYLHDTGLTEEHLHAVVAQSRDNAKTNPRALRREPLELADYLARPYVCTPLRTADCCQETDGACALLVSGVLDGPRIQAVVRGGGPGCSSMDRSPDVSAIFSAYVAPMLWEASGMRPSDVDVALPYDAYSWLVPRQLEDFGLVERADLGAYLLERRHAWVNPHGGLLSEGYVHGLNNVAQGVRELRAGEREVALVTGFGGSYGSAALLTR
- a CDS encoding N-acetylglucosamine kinase; translation: MHLVLGIDAGGTSSRAALFTVDGEPVGSGRASGANPVTLGMERAGANLTAAVEAAAPATLLAQVESVVVGLAGHPGRCRALAEQVFRRLLPDGPPVRVVGDVVTAFAAGTAAPSGTVLISGTGAIAAKITNHERTATSDGYGWLLGDEGSAFWLGHAAARTAIRALSPATRPTVRAQSPATRTAIRVLSPATRPTVQAAHSGHGTLVALVVRHLLPRGAGEDAVEELAAAVHAAPPLALAELAPLVSLAAEAGDPAASAIVAEAASRLARTAADVHEPGLPIVLAGSVLTESAQVRRSVTELLAGETVAIAGDTAGAAAWLAAAPLLRPEEAARTHHRFVAPAAHEPARSDSLGPPATEPA
- a CDS encoding MurR/RpiR family transcriptional regulator, yielding MELLNRIEAERHDMPEALRKVADSILAAPAEAARLTIVDLAERSRTSTATITRFCRALGFAGYAELRVAIATETGRKAQQTWQTDIGQEILPDDNLDKVLGVVSGNDIRLIQETADQLDLAVVEKVAQAVARAGRVLLFGVSSSAAVASEMEYRLQRMRVPTWSRSDAHSALTDAALLGQGDVAIGISHSGRTREVIEVLAEAGSHGAITVAVTSQPRSPLAEVAELVLTTASRATSFRSEGFAAIHSQLLVLDVVYVSVAQRTYERTKQAFDVTVRAVAGHRLPEGDL
- a CDS encoding sugar isomerase domain-containing protein; amino-acid sequence: MTIDPTDFARHVAGLVRAIPDDPEIERAADLFTKALTGGGVIQAFGSGHSEAVAMEIAGRAGGLVPTNRLALRDIVLYGDAPRSELDRYDLERDPSIARSILDLAPVRRGDLFVIISNSGVNGVVVELATLVKERGHDLIAITSRAHSEAVASRHPSGRKLADVADVVLDNRAPYGDAVLSLPDGGATGAVSTITSALLAQLVVAQTVRNLLEAGETPPVYLSANVPGGDAHNLKLEALYAGRIRRGA
- a CDS encoding cellulose binding domain-containing protein; this translates as MSSSMSRNFGKALLSLAIPLVLVVVALVAPANAQQSVRLEYRTSAPGATTAQAEPWLRLFNTGTTAIPLNQVKIRYYLTGAETYRFACSWAVVSCSTVTGQFVRQTGADQYLEVGFSSGSLAPGANTGDMQLRFYRADWQTFTQSDDYSYGPNTAYTTWDKVTVYVNGQLAWGKPTGTEPTPTVTPTVTPTGSAGVLFDDFTYSGSSDPLLAQRGWTVRSSSGGPGVPGATWSPAGVSFPGGLLTLDSSTNGTASGTVQTELSTANRKFFEGTYAARVRFSDAPAGGPDGEHVVQTFFTITPLRFNLDPDYGELDFEYLPNGGWGEPSNILYATSWETYQGDPWQAVNTHTEERTSFAGWHDLVIQVSGGRIKYYVDGRLFADHGDIYYPETPMWIMFNQWFIDLQSVTGTRTYRQQVDWLYHSKNEVVSPADVQSRVASLRASGTAFRDTVPNP
- a CDS encoding extracellular solute-binding protein, whose amino-acid sequence is MKNRILALAAVFALAACGTAAEEPKAAASGAPAKLTVWIMDGSVTQELLKKFETEYEAAHKGVDLDIQIQAWDGIGERVTAALASTDAPDVIEVGNTQVAQYSASGGVTDLTAKVADLKGEDWLPGLAQPGNIDGKQYGIPWYAANRVVVYNKDLFAEAGIKEPPKTRDEWLEITAKLNKGGNQGIYLTGQTWYALAGFVWDEGGDLAVQEGGKWKGALDTPQALAGMDFYKRLHAFGKGPKDADEANPPQHEVFAQGKVAQIIAVPGIAARVLEVDKTMDGKMGFFPIPGKTADKPGAVFTGGSDLIIPAASQRQEQAYELVKALAGEQFQTELAKTMAFVPNRTSLAGVLSGDEGTAAMAVGAAHGRATPNTPNWAAVEATSVIKQYMTAVLTGGDPATEAKKVSESITTTLNSGS